A region of Streptomyces deccanensis DNA encodes the following proteins:
- a CDS encoding phosphoadenosine phosphosulfate reductase family protein — MTDPVTQEKVRHVLGISGGKDSSALAIYMRDRVPEMEYFFCDTGAELPETYEYLNRLEAALGKPIERLNADRDFDHWMEVYQGTLPSPQMRWCTKNLKIKPLEEWVGDDKVISYVAIRADENRLGYVSTKPNIDAVFPFREDGIDKDGVMRILDEAGIGLPGYYEWRTRSGCYFCFFQRKHEWVGLKERHPDLYDKAVEYEDKVRFRHTAMKGRNYTWSQGESLPELIERKDEIEAKHQAALERAAKRVKPNRPLLEVLSDALDSDDDEAGCSVCHL, encoded by the coding sequence ATGACGGATCCAGTCACCCAGGAGAAGGTTCGCCACGTCCTGGGGATCTCAGGCGGCAAGGACTCGTCGGCGCTTGCCATCTACATGCGCGATCGCGTGCCGGAGATGGAGTACTTCTTCTGCGACACCGGTGCCGAACTGCCAGAGACGTACGAGTACCTCAACCGGCTGGAAGCGGCCCTCGGTAAGCCCATCGAGCGACTCAACGCCGACCGGGACTTCGATCACTGGATGGAGGTCTACCAGGGCACCCTGCCCAGCCCCCAGATGCGCTGGTGCACCAAGAATCTGAAGATCAAGCCGCTGGAGGAGTGGGTCGGCGACGACAAGGTCATCTCATACGTCGCGATCCGGGCCGACGAGAACCGCCTCGGCTACGTCAGCACCAAGCCGAACATCGATGCCGTCTTCCCCTTCCGCGAGGACGGCATCGACAAGGACGGCGTGATGCGCATCCTCGATGAAGCCGGCATTGGACTCCCTGGCTACTACGAGTGGCGCACGCGATCGGGCTGCTACTTCTGCTTCTTCCAGCGAAAGCACGAGTGGGTCGGCCTCAAGGAGCGCCACCCGGACCTGTACGACAAGGCCGTGGAGTACGAAGACAAGGTCCGCTTCCGGCACACCGCCATGAAGGGCCGCAATTACACCTGGTCGCAAGGCGAGTCGCTCCCGGAACTCATAGAGCGCAAGGACGAGATCGAAGCCAAGCACCAGGCCGCCCTCGAACGTGCAGCCAAGCGCGTCAAGCCCAACCGGCCCCTCCTGGAGGTGCTCTCGGACGCGCTCGACTCCGACGATGACGAGGCTGGCTGCTCCGTCTGCCACCTCTGA
- a CDS encoding KAP family NTPase: protein MTTAAPTRTSRTPQDEATPQFPAGIELVGSQMRSTNLERDVEDELHGPYVGAKAVDVLERIANAVSDLRRPRAWSFTGPYGSGKSTLANLIDALLGRDEDRRDEAHRILADTSPALAERLATARAERTGTGFLGAVATARREPLVTTVTRALDTAAKRRWGKRIPKNVVAALAACEDPMTTGPKTKQVMAAIKALTDNQQPLLLIIDEFGKTLEHLAGHNEFSGAENDLFLLQELAEHSAGPNGLPVFLVTLQHLSFMDYASRSSELKIREWAKIQGRFEDVTFVPHHGDSLQLLRRRLDHSAVDAAGQDLIRASAQASALAWKNHGLNVLTELASDDFANLYPLHPLTAIAAPILAAQIGQHDRSLSGFLNSGEPNTVRDSLAAHSRPDAERASTVQLSQLYDYFLNSGRTSLLAASNAGRWIEVDARIKEANGLPDADQALLKTIGVLNLIDADGALSATSEMIHLALHDPTDLTDASAFAGLEEQLADLVRRGFLVHREFSGEYRVWQGTDFDIDARLKEIISHLDDASIVQRLGAHLPSAVVAGRHSQVTGMMRVFLTAVSGPETREIQAPDELKDPADGLLVFHLGARDQLPTVNSTLPVILGTTTHPDVVLNSATHLIALKELLEDKELDHVARREVTDRAVQAEAELREVIQTAFYPPTQDATWDLWNAGLAPEASPDSSSLPARSLSGLVSLACEKVFPHTPHIRNEMLGRHSLTSNAARARSDVLDAMLTRSGEQYLGFDATAGRYGPERAIYSGALAYLGLHRANSTIQAEKSPNSLLPYGFSAPGEGHEHAQPVWEALQKALDAATRRTSLDQIIRVLMSPPYGVKAGVWPLLVVTALVIRRHDVALFEEGSYLPRLTPDVVDRILAAPARFDVKYTPVGQGQRASVIKKLLVSLKVEPPRSQALRNPDLLSVARALLERVMVLNSYARKTKRISPDALAVRNALANSQDPDDLLFRALPKALGLAPVEAGTRANAAAATEYADRLTAAADEITGIERTLREEVVAVLAEEFRLPTTLPELRSTLAARLSGFATVSLNPELRGFVDFVLSESLADEDWLDPIVVRLTNKALGDWDDRDAGIFPRLAREMSASLDRVAHLYQDSSEPREQEVNLETRLLTLTDKTGAERRTLIYVPEQSRGQADQLAADVLQQAEQALGPDGARILLAALAQRVADGPAVTATDTKEGA from the coding sequence GTGACCACCGCAGCTCCCACGCGGACCTCCCGCACCCCGCAGGACGAGGCAACCCCTCAGTTCCCGGCCGGAATCGAACTGGTCGGCTCCCAGATGCGGTCGACCAACCTCGAACGCGACGTCGAGGACGAACTGCACGGACCGTATGTCGGCGCGAAGGCAGTTGACGTACTGGAGCGCATCGCCAACGCTGTCAGCGACCTGCGGCGTCCCCGAGCCTGGTCTTTCACCGGACCCTACGGCTCCGGGAAGTCCACGCTGGCTAACCTGATCGACGCGCTTCTCGGCCGTGACGAGGACCGCCGCGACGAGGCTCACCGGATCCTTGCGGACACCAGCCCAGCCCTCGCCGAGCGTCTCGCCACAGCTCGGGCTGAGCGGACGGGAACAGGGTTCCTAGGAGCCGTGGCCACCGCGCGGCGGGAACCACTGGTCACCACCGTGACCCGTGCGCTGGACACCGCGGCAAAGCGCCGCTGGGGCAAGCGCATCCCGAAGAACGTCGTCGCAGCACTCGCGGCCTGCGAAGACCCGATGACGACCGGGCCGAAGACGAAGCAGGTCATGGCCGCCATCAAGGCCCTGACCGACAATCAGCAGCCGCTCTTGCTGATCATCGACGAGTTCGGCAAGACCCTGGAGCACCTTGCCGGACACAACGAATTCTCCGGCGCCGAGAACGATCTCTTCCTCCTGCAGGAGCTCGCCGAGCACAGCGCCGGGCCCAACGGCCTGCCGGTCTTCCTGGTCACCCTGCAGCACCTGTCGTTCATGGACTACGCGTCACGTTCCAGTGAGCTCAAGATCCGCGAATGGGCAAAGATCCAGGGCCGCTTCGAAGACGTCACCTTCGTCCCGCACCACGGCGACTCCCTGCAGCTCCTGCGCCGGCGTCTGGACCACTCCGCGGTCGACGCAGCGGGCCAGGACCTCATCCGCGCCTCGGCCCAGGCATCAGCCCTCGCGTGGAAGAACCATGGCCTGAACGTCCTTACCGAGCTGGCCAGCGACGACTTTGCCAACCTGTACCCGCTGCACCCACTGACGGCGATCGCTGCGCCGATCCTGGCGGCGCAAATCGGCCAGCACGACCGCAGCCTGTCGGGCTTCCTCAACAGCGGAGAGCCCAACACCGTCCGCGACTCGCTGGCCGCACACTCCCGGCCGGATGCCGAACGCGCCAGCACCGTGCAGCTGTCACAGCTGTACGACTACTTCCTCAACTCCGGCCGGACCTCTCTGCTCGCGGCCTCCAACGCTGGCCGCTGGATCGAAGTCGACGCACGCATCAAGGAAGCCAACGGACTGCCCGACGCCGACCAGGCACTGCTGAAGACCATCGGCGTTCTGAACCTCATCGACGCCGACGGCGCACTCAGCGCCACCAGCGAGATGATCCACCTCGCGCTCCACGACCCGACCGACCTGACCGACGCAAGCGCCTTCGCCGGCCTTGAGGAGCAGCTCGCCGACCTCGTCCGCCGCGGCTTCCTCGTCCACCGGGAATTCAGCGGTGAGTACCGTGTCTGGCAGGGCACAGACTTCGACATCGACGCCCGCCTGAAGGAGATCATCAGTCACCTCGACGATGCCTCCATCGTCCAGCGCCTGGGCGCACACCTCCCCAGCGCCGTGGTCGCTGGCCGCCACAGCCAGGTCACCGGGATGATGCGGGTGTTCCTCACCGCCGTCAGCGGCCCAGAGACCCGCGAGATCCAGGCGCCGGACGAGCTGAAGGACCCGGCCGACGGCCTCCTCGTCTTCCACCTCGGCGCCCGGGACCAGCTGCCCACCGTCAACTCGACGCTGCCGGTGATTCTCGGAACAACCACGCACCCCGACGTGGTACTCAACTCCGCCACGCACCTCATCGCTCTGAAAGAGCTGCTCGAAGACAAGGAACTCGATCACGTCGCCCGGCGCGAGGTCACCGACCGAGCCGTCCAGGCGGAGGCCGAGCTGCGGGAGGTCATTCAGACGGCCTTCTACCCGCCGACCCAGGACGCCACCTGGGACCTGTGGAACGCCGGCCTGGCCCCTGAGGCGTCTCCCGACAGCTCGAGCCTGCCGGCCCGCAGCCTCAGCGGCCTCGTCTCCCTCGCCTGCGAAAAGGTCTTCCCGCACACCCCGCACATTCGCAACGAGATGCTCGGACGGCACTCGCTCACCAGCAACGCCGCCCGTGCCCGAAGCGATGTGCTGGACGCGATGCTCACCCGCTCCGGCGAGCAATATCTGGGCTTCGACGCGACGGCCGGAAGGTACGGTCCGGAGCGAGCCATCTACAGCGGCGCGCTGGCCTACCTCGGCCTGCACCGGGCCAACAGCACCATCCAGGCCGAGAAATCCCCCAACAGCCTGCTGCCCTACGGCTTCTCCGCTCCAGGCGAGGGCCACGAGCACGCCCAGCCAGTCTGGGAGGCGCTGCAGAAGGCGCTGGACGCAGCAACCCGGCGTACCAGCCTCGACCAGATCATCCGGGTCCTAATGAGCCCGCCCTACGGGGTGAAGGCCGGTGTCTGGCCGCTGCTGGTCGTCACCGCCCTGGTGATCCGCCGACACGATGTCGCCCTCTTCGAAGAAGGCTCCTACCTGCCCCGGCTGACGCCGGACGTCGTCGACCGCATCCTCGCCGCCCCAGCCCGCTTCGACGTGAAATACACGCCGGTCGGACAGGGGCAGCGCGCCAGCGTGATCAAGAAGCTCCTGGTGTCTTTGAAGGTCGAACCACCACGCTCACAGGCACTGCGTAACCCTGATCTGCTGTCCGTAGCCAGGGCGTTGCTCGAACGCGTCATGGTTTTGAACAGCTACGCTCGCAAGACCAAGCGCATCTCTCCGGATGCGCTCGCCGTGCGCAACGCCCTGGCAAACTCCCAGGATCCGGACGACCTGCTCTTCCGGGCTCTGCCCAAGGCGCTGGGCCTCGCCCCCGTCGAAGCAGGCACCCGCGCCAACGCGGCAGCCGCCACGGAGTATGCCGACCGGCTGACCGCAGCGGCAGACGAGATCACCGGAATCGAACGCACGCTGCGGGAAGAAGTGGTCGCGGTTCTCGCCGAAGAGTTCCGTCTGCCTACGACGCTTCCCGAGCTGCGGTCGACACTCGCTGCGCGGCTGAGCGGCTTCGCCACGGTGTCGCTGAACCCGGAGTTGCGGGGCTTCGTCGACTTCGTGCTCAGCGAGAGCCTCGCTGACGAGGACTGGCTCGACCCGATCGTGGTCCGTCTCACCAACAAGGCACTCGGAGACTGGGATGACCGGGACGCAGGCATCTTCCCTCGCCTTGCACGCGAGATGTCCGCATCCCTCGACCGCGTCGCCCACCTCTACCAGGACAGCAGCGAGCCCCGCGAGCAGGAAGTAAATCTGGAGACGCGGCTGTTGACCTTGACGGACAAGACAGGGGCGGAACGACGGACGCTGATCTACGTGCCGGAACAGTCCCGCGGACAGGCCGACCAGCTCGCGGCCGACGTACTGCAGCAGGCTGAGCAGGCCCTCGGACCCGACGGTGCACGGATCCTGCTCGCCGCTCTTGCACAACGCGTTGCCGACGGGCCGGCTGTCACAGCAACTGACACGAAGGAGGGGGCATGA
- a CDS encoding cysteine desulfurase family protein codes for MLSETRWGMRDESDGPVSAYLDYNATAPIRPEALAAVVDALQAVGNASSVHHPGRDAAHRVEVARRHLADLLNCSPGEIIFTSGATEANNLALRAAHRRSARIVTGGAEHPAVLETARDLAQNEPGSLTVLPMRVDGLVETVALEEALGRGDVGLVSLMAANNETGVLTDLTPVVKAAHAAGALVHTDATQMIGRLPLDLSEVDVDLLSLSAHKFGGPQGVGALFVRRGTPLPFRPLITGGGQEKGWRAGTLNVPGIAGAGAAAAAVSRDLADDVARVTQLRDQLEHMVTAAVDGCRINGQQAPRLPGVASITFAGAPADAVMAAMPHIAASDGSACASGAPTPSHVLLAMGLSREEAECTVRFSLGYATTEEEIAAAAEAVVRAVHQVRAAMAATAGAAAH; via the coding sequence GTGCTGAGCGAGACGAGGTGGGGCATGAGGGATGAGTCTGATGGGCCGGTTTCGGCGTATCTCGACTACAACGCGACGGCGCCAATTCGGCCCGAGGCGTTGGCGGCCGTTGTGGACGCCCTGCAGGCCGTCGGTAACGCGTCGAGTGTGCATCACCCTGGCCGGGACGCCGCCCATCGCGTAGAAGTCGCTCGTCGGCACCTTGCTGACCTGCTGAACTGCTCACCCGGGGAGATCATCTTCACGTCGGGGGCAACCGAAGCGAACAATCTCGCGCTGCGCGCGGCTCATCGCCGCAGTGCCCGCATTGTGACGGGTGGTGCAGAGCACCCTGCGGTGCTGGAGACAGCCCGGGATCTGGCCCAAAACGAGCCGGGATCGCTGACCGTCTTGCCAATGCGGGTGGACGGCCTGGTGGAAACCGTGGCCCTGGAGGAAGCGCTCGGCCGGGGCGATGTGGGTCTCGTCTCCCTGATGGCAGCCAATAATGAAACCGGGGTTCTCACCGACCTCACGCCGGTCGTCAAGGCGGCGCATGCCGCAGGCGCGCTGGTCCACACGGACGCCACACAGATGATCGGCCGGCTGCCCCTGGACCTTTCCGAAGTGGACGTCGATCTTCTGTCCCTGTCGGCCCACAAGTTCGGCGGCCCTCAAGGCGTTGGTGCACTGTTCGTACGACGCGGTACTCCGCTGCCGTTCAGGCCGCTGATCACCGGTGGTGGGCAGGAGAAGGGGTGGAGGGCCGGCACACTCAACGTGCCCGGGATCGCCGGTGCCGGAGCTGCCGCTGCGGCCGTCAGCCGTGACCTTGCCGACGACGTCGCCCGCGTGACCCAACTGCGCGATCAGCTCGAACACATGGTCACCGCGGCTGTGGATGGATGCCGTATCAACGGGCAACAAGCACCCCGCCTGCCCGGTGTGGCAAGCATCACCTTTGCGGGCGCCCCGGCTGACGCAGTCATGGCCGCCATGCCGCACATAGCCGCATCCGACGGAAGCGCCTGCGCCTCGGGAGCCCCAACTCCCAGCCATGTCCTGCTCGCTATGGGGCTGAGCCGGGAGGAAGCGGAGTGCACTGTGCGCTTCTCGCTCGGCTACGCCACAACCGAGGAAGAGATCGCCGCAGCCGCCGAGGCGGTGGTGCGTGCGGTCCACCAGGTGCGCGCTGCCATGGCAGCGACAGCCGGCGCGGCTGCTCACTGA
- a CDS encoding DUF4007 family protein has product MADSRLAEAAHSSFARHETFAPRFGWLHKAYMQVKENPAAFLAEDAPVLLGVGKNMVHAMRYWSKAFKLTREHADPAGKTKAQYASPTWEARWLLDEKDGADPYLEEPGSLWLLHWWLVSSRPGAKCWAPAWYTAFHLAPFSRFTVADMTQVVTRHVNFSFSDGPVEASITRDVECLTKMYARTPVEQSGSRATYEDLLACPFRELDLLTSVGTRGKQEWQFTTGTRTSLPAHVLVYACLDYAARDTEGSGSISLARLANEPGAPGRAFRVREPEIVAALDKVAVGRPELNRVDAVGQRTMSFSSDPRALAWDILDEQYDHVTRRPGFPTRDEWSAQYPQLAEAEEAEKAEKAERKSQDHQQQFTTQENA; this is encoded by the coding sequence ATGGCAGACAGCAGGCTCGCGGAAGCCGCACATTCCAGCTTCGCGCGCCATGAGACCTTCGCCCCCCGCTTCGGCTGGCTGCATAAGGCGTACATGCAGGTCAAGGAGAATCCGGCTGCTTTCCTCGCTGAAGATGCTCCGGTCCTGCTCGGCGTGGGTAAGAACATGGTCCATGCCATGCGGTACTGGTCAAAGGCGTTCAAGCTCACCCGTGAGCACGCCGACCCGGCGGGTAAGACGAAGGCCCAGTACGCGTCCCCGACTTGGGAAGCGCGGTGGCTGCTCGACGAGAAGGATGGCGCCGATCCCTACCTTGAGGAACCTGGCAGCCTGTGGCTGTTGCACTGGTGGCTCGTGTCGTCGCGGCCGGGCGCCAAATGCTGGGCTCCCGCGTGGTACACGGCGTTTCACCTTGCTCCGTTCTCTCGCTTCACCGTCGCGGATATGACGCAGGTCGTGACGCGGCATGTCAACTTCTCTTTCAGTGATGGACCGGTTGAGGCGTCGATCACCCGGGATGTCGAGTGCCTGACCAAGATGTATGCGCGCACGCCTGTCGAACAGAGCGGTTCCCGCGCCACCTATGAAGACCTCTTGGCCTGCCCTTTCCGTGAGCTGGACTTGCTGACCTCTGTGGGCACCCGGGGCAAGCAGGAGTGGCAGTTCACGACTGGCACGCGCACCTCTCTCCCGGCCCACGTTCTGGTCTATGCCTGCCTCGACTATGCCGCCCGCGACACCGAGGGTTCCGGCTCCATCTCTCTGGCGCGGCTTGCCAACGAGCCCGGAGCGCCTGGCCGGGCCTTCCGGGTCCGGGAGCCTGAGATTGTCGCCGCCCTGGACAAGGTCGCCGTGGGTCGTCCGGAACTCAACCGGGTGGACGCCGTCGGCCAGCGGACCATGTCCTTCTCCAGCGATCCGAGGGCGCTCGCCTGGGACATCCTCGACGAGCAGTACGACCACGTCACCCGGCGCCCCGGCTTTCCCACCCGGGACGAATGGAGCGCGCAGTACCCGCAGTTGGCCGAAGCGGAGGAGGCCGAGAAGGCCGAGAAGGCTGAACGCAAGTCCCAGGACCACCAGCAGCAGTTCACGACTCAGGAGAACGCGTGA
- a CDS encoding ATP-binding protein — protein MTGEGSKYRIVSPSLTVKAMRDSGYKNTAYALAELIDNSIDAEATLVQVFACESPVQGATQTRHRVDTIAVLDNGKGMDAERLRRALKYGDGLGGDRNRIGRFGMGLPNSSMSQCTKVEVWSWTNGAPNAMYTYLDLEEINGGLDDVPSPVHRPVPEYWSDLSESPLGTTGTLVVWSDLDRVKWHGAGATLRNTAELIGRVYRHYLHDGRVEIKMAPVREAKVLEGDNGAYFAEPNDPLYLMDSTGTPPPFGNKPMFEPFDMGNEKEPGVAYFPITVDGTKHNVKVRASIARPEARRADVEGHPWPDNANPNGNPGFHPWGQHARRNIGISLVRQGRELDLDSKWAIGYDPVERWWGIEVEFPPELDDIFGVTNNKQTATVFSSLAHFDWTAEAEGDETPKAFKDRIAEFGDPRLPLIDLAVYLEKNLLPAMRRKLRQQTLGNRGGKKRHDDVVTSKATDAVKRRQEDGHTGTTDRLAEEATEKDKRQEQFAALTERHHLDEHTAQSMVDEALEKDWRVRWISSPQDSTAFFNIDLMAGMLQVIFNTEHPLHSELMTVLEDVPEDASETELRQRLARASDTFKLLVFSWARMEDEIPNKRDRARISDARRDWGRYARDFIEDGSDDE, from the coding sequence GTGACCGGCGAGGGAAGCAAATACCGGATCGTCAGCCCTTCGCTGACCGTCAAGGCCATGCGCGACAGCGGCTACAAGAACACCGCCTACGCGCTAGCCGAGCTGATCGACAACAGCATCGACGCGGAAGCCACGCTGGTTCAGGTCTTCGCCTGTGAGAGCCCAGTGCAGGGCGCCACGCAGACGAGGCACCGGGTGGACACCATAGCTGTCCTTGACAACGGCAAGGGGATGGACGCCGAACGCCTGCGGCGCGCCTTGAAGTACGGCGACGGCCTCGGGGGTGACCGCAACCGCATCGGGCGATTCGGCATGGGTCTGCCCAACTCCAGCATGTCCCAGTGCACCAAGGTCGAGGTCTGGTCATGGACCAATGGGGCCCCGAACGCCATGTACACCTACCTCGATCTTGAGGAGATCAACGGCGGACTCGACGACGTCCCCAGTCCCGTACACCGCCCCGTTCCGGAGTACTGGAGCGACCTCAGCGAGTCACCGCTGGGCACCACCGGCACCCTCGTGGTCTGGTCGGACCTTGACCGGGTCAAATGGCACGGCGCCGGCGCCACCCTGCGCAACACTGCCGAGCTGATCGGCCGTGTGTACCGGCACTACCTCCACGACGGCAGGGTGGAGATCAAGATGGCGCCGGTCCGCGAAGCAAAGGTCCTCGAAGGAGACAACGGGGCGTACTTCGCCGAGCCCAACGACCCCCTGTACCTCATGGACTCAACGGGGACGCCGCCCCCGTTCGGGAATAAGCCCATGTTCGAGCCCTTCGACATGGGCAACGAGAAGGAACCCGGGGTCGCCTACTTCCCGATCACGGTCGACGGGACGAAGCACAACGTGAAGGTGCGGGCATCCATCGCCCGGCCCGAGGCCCGCCGCGCCGACGTCGAAGGTCACCCGTGGCCCGACAACGCGAACCCCAACGGGAACCCCGGTTTCCACCCGTGGGGTCAGCATGCTCGTCGGAACATCGGGATTTCCCTGGTCCGGCAGGGGCGCGAACTTGACCTCGATTCCAAGTGGGCCATCGGGTACGACCCCGTCGAGCGCTGGTGGGGCATCGAGGTGGAATTCCCCCCGGAGCTCGACGACATCTTCGGCGTCACGAACAACAAGCAGACCGCCACGGTCTTCTCGTCTCTCGCCCACTTCGACTGGACGGCCGAGGCCGAGGGGGACGAGACGCCCAAGGCGTTCAAGGACCGCATCGCCGAGTTCGGCGACCCGCGCCTTCCTTTGATCGATCTCGCGGTCTACCTGGAGAAGAACCTCCTGCCCGCAATGCGGCGGAAGCTGAGGCAGCAGACGCTGGGCAACCGGGGAGGCAAGAAGCGCCACGACGACGTCGTCACGTCCAAGGCCACGGACGCGGTGAAGCGCCGACAGGAGGACGGTCATACGGGAACGACCGACCGCCTGGCAGAGGAGGCCACCGAGAAGGACAAGCGCCAGGAGCAGTTCGCAGCGCTCACCGAGCGGCATCACCTCGACGAGCACACCGCCCAGTCCATGGTCGACGAGGCACTGGAGAAGGACTGGCGTGTTCGCTGGATCTCCAGCCCGCAGGACTCCACGGCATTCTTCAACATCGACCTTATGGCCGGCATGCTGCAGGTGATCTTCAACACCGAACACCCGCTGCACAGCGAGCTGATGACCGTCCTTGAAGACGTGCCTGAAGACGCGAGCGAGACCGAACTCCGCCAACGCCTCGCCCGCGCCTCCGACACCTTCAAACTCCTCGTCTTCTCCTGGGCCCGCATGGAGGACGAGATCCCCAACAAGCGGGACCGCGCCAGGATCTCGGACGCCCGGCGCGACTGGGGCCGCTACGCCCGCGACTTCATCGAAGACGGGAGCGATGACGAGTGA
- a CDS encoding DEAD/DEAH box helicase: MPYIRERLGKHMCALLDLIDGGSAGDERLRAVAAVAVDAEKLVSHQTDREELLRLLPADKQTELAQRLGADGAGTDALLYLNGLKWASEQQRQLLEFFGFSVDRAPALPPLFRQDAEPEYGLFPHQRRAAARVKELLYDGPRRVVLHLPTGVGKTRTGMNLIADHLRQHEPTLVVWLARGQELLEQAAAEFERAWSKLGDRPITVVRMWGEAPTDVEALTDGLVILGLEKAVSADKSDPELLRKLASRSTLTVFDEAHQIIAPTYQRVVDALTIRPDASLLGLTATPGRTWADVTQDERLSDFFARQKVMLQIDGYSNPVTALIEQGYLAKPIMKTVASEAGLHLSARDQQLLAKSFDIPSDIIASLASDEQWNLKVVQTVLELLERQHRRILVFAASVDHCRLIAAVLSALGLDADFVTGESSPRHRNDAIRRFKGAGRRPMILCNFGVLTTGFDAPAASAAIIARPTKSLVLYSQMVGRVIRGPKAGGTATCEIVTVVDPELPGFGDVAEAFTNWEDVWETA; this comes from the coding sequence ATGCCGTACATCCGCGAGCGGCTCGGCAAGCACATGTGCGCTCTGCTTGACCTCATCGACGGCGGAAGCGCCGGCGATGAGCGGCTCCGGGCAGTCGCTGCCGTGGCGGTGGACGCCGAGAAGCTCGTGTCCCATCAGACGGACCGCGAGGAGCTGCTGCGGCTCCTGCCCGCCGACAAACAGACGGAGCTTGCCCAACGTCTTGGGGCGGACGGCGCGGGCACCGATGCCCTTCTCTACCTGAACGGTCTGAAGTGGGCGAGTGAGCAGCAGCGGCAACTGCTGGAGTTCTTCGGCTTCAGCGTCGACAGGGCGCCTGCGCTGCCCCCGCTCTTTCGGCAAGACGCCGAACCGGAGTACGGGCTGTTCCCCCACCAACGGCGCGCAGCCGCACGCGTGAAGGAGTTGCTGTACGACGGACCGCGGCGGGTTGTTCTTCACCTGCCGACGGGCGTGGGCAAGACCCGCACCGGAATGAACCTGATCGCCGACCATCTGCGACAGCACGAGCCCACCCTCGTGGTCTGGCTGGCGCGTGGGCAGGAACTGCTGGAACAGGCGGCTGCGGAGTTCGAGCGCGCGTGGTCCAAGCTCGGCGACCGTCCGATTACGGTCGTCCGGATGTGGGGCGAGGCGCCCACCGATGTGGAGGCGCTGACAGACGGCCTTGTCATCCTGGGGCTGGAGAAGGCCGTCTCCGCGGACAAGAGCGATCCTGAGCTTCTCCGCAAACTCGCATCGCGCAGCACCCTCACCGTCTTCGACGAGGCTCATCAGATCATCGCGCCGACCTACCAGCGAGTGGTGGACGCCCTCACCATCCGCCCCGATGCCAGCTTGCTGGGCCTGACGGCCACCCCTGGCCGAACCTGGGCGGACGTCACGCAAGATGAGCGGCTGTCGGACTTCTTCGCCCGCCAGAAGGTCATGCTGCAGATCGACGGATACAGCAACCCGGTAACCGCCCTCATCGAACAGGGCTACCTGGCCAAGCCCATCATGAAGACCGTCGCCTCCGAAGCCGGCCTGCATCTGTCCGCGCGCGATCAGCAACTCCTCGCGAAGTCCTTCGACATCCCGTCGGACATCATCGCGTCGCTGGCCAGCGACGAGCAGTGGAACCTCAAGGTCGTCCAGACCGTGCTGGAGCTACTGGAACGCCAGCACCGCAGGATCCTGGTATTCGCGGCCTCCGTTGACCATTGCCGCCTGATCGCCGCCGTCCTGTCGGCGCTCGGCCTCGACGCTGACTTCGTCACCGGCGAGTCCTCTCCCCGGCACCGGAACGACGCCATCAGACGCTTCAAGGGCGCCGGCCGACGCCCCATGATTCTGTGCAACTTCGGGGTCCTGACCACGGGCTTCGATGCCCCGGCGGCCAGTGCTGCCATCATCGCCCGACCGACCAAGTCGCTGGTCCTGTACAGCCAGATGGTCGGCCGGGTCATCCGCGGCCCCAAGGCCGGAGGAACCGCAACCTGCGAGATCGTCACCGTCGTCGACCCGGAGCTGCCCGGGTTCGGGGACGTGGCCGAGGCATTCACCAACTGGGAAGACGTATGGGAGACCGCGTGA